Proteins encoded by one window of Collimonas fungivorans:
- a CDS encoding FecCD family ABC transporter permease: protein MTSITTLRRALAILCCLAFFAALALALAVSCGSSGCGLAGDQVYLSLRLPRALTAFVVGGLLALAGALMQVLLRNPLADPYVLGLSGGSAAGALSALLVASHLGFMGDAAAALGAAVGAGLAVLLLFGLARQALRRLPDVGQHSGHRLILTGVMIAAGFGAIVTLVLTLAPDGELRGMLFWLMGDLEDGRLLLPAAVLLLSILIWSIFNARQLNLLARGEGFAQLLGVPVLRLRLLTLCAASLATAAAVTVAGTIGFIGLVVPHAIRLLVGNDQRILLPASVLTGGAALALADLVARTAVAPTQLPVGVITALVGVPVFLWLLARSRS from the coding sequence TTGACCAGCATTACCACCTTACGCCGCGCCCTCGCCATCCTCTGCTGCCTGGCATTCTTCGCAGCATTGGCGCTGGCGCTCGCGGTTTCTTGCGGCAGCAGTGGCTGCGGGCTGGCGGGTGACCAAGTTTACTTGTCCCTGCGCCTGCCGCGTGCGCTGACTGCGTTTGTGGTGGGTGGTTTGCTGGCCCTGGCCGGGGCGTTGATGCAGGTGTTGTTGCGAAATCCTCTGGCCGATCCCTATGTACTGGGTTTGTCCGGCGGCTCGGCGGCCGGCGCCTTGTCGGCCTTGCTGGTGGCCAGCCATTTAGGGTTCATGGGCGATGCTGCCGCTGCATTAGGCGCAGCGGTCGGGGCCGGGCTGGCGGTACTTTTATTGTTCGGCCTGGCGCGCCAGGCCTTGCGTCGTCTGCCCGATGTCGGCCAGCACAGCGGCCACCGCTTGATACTGACCGGAGTGATGATCGCCGCCGGCTTCGGTGCCATCGTGACGCTGGTGCTGACGCTGGCGCCTGACGGCGAGCTGCGCGGCATGCTGTTCTGGCTGATGGGCGACCTGGAAGATGGCCGCCTGTTGCTGCCGGCGGCAGTGCTGCTGTTGTCGATTCTGATCTGGAGTATTTTTAACGCGCGCCAGCTAAACCTGTTGGCACGCGGCGAAGGTTTTGCGCAGTTGCTCGGAGTACCGGTATTGCGCCTGCGCTTGCTGACCTTGTGCGCGGCTTCGCTGGCGACCGCGGCTGCAGTCACCGTGGCTGGCACGATCGGTTTTATCGGCCTGGTGGTGCCGCATGCGATACGGCTGCTGGTCGGCAACGACCAGCGCATATTGCTGCCTGCCAGCGTGCTGACGGGCGGCGCGGCGCTGGCGCTGGCCGACCTGGTGGCGCGTACCGCGGTGGCGCCTACCCAGTTGCCGGTGGGAGTAATCACGGCGCTGGTCGGAGTGCCGGTGTTCCTGTGGCTGCTGGCCAGGAGCCGTTCATGA
- a CDS encoding TonB-dependent receptor plug domain-containing protein: protein MTSSLSRRCGATLKPLALASAILSTAAVSAQTTAQTAQEQPLVPVVVTAARVEQPQTDALPHTTVISAEDIRNSQAPDLPALLQREAGLQITRVGGPGQQASLFMRGANSSETLIMIDGVPIRRQASFGLPALENILPDQIDHIEIVRGNVSAIYGSGAIGGVVQIFTKRGNGAPAFNASVEAGSRGTYEGNVGVSGKSGDTRYALSLTRFKTNGFSAQNPLQSPNVNPDRNGDGNTSVSGAVSQEWRAGNEVGVRIYANDAKYTYDDAYGTPTDQNNGHSKSQSLALFSKNRFTQDWTSTLTLSQNINRDNLDGQGAFGDSSNAYKSTQNLLQWANELRLSPLWTATAGVDAGREKADVSSNSSYGNSSNSFSRSTSSVYAGVLGKIGPHQLQLNLRHDDVGGSGSDNTGYLGYGFALTDSIKLIANASTAFNAPTPVQLYQPIYGNPDLKAERSKSYELGVQYAAGDTLLRATLFDTRTRDQFGYDPLTSQTINIARAKNQGLELSASTVLAAIDWRASLTLQNPKDESSNQILARRAKTLGSLGAAKSFGAWRLGADVQYTDSRTDIPGNPRLGTYWLSNANARYQLNKQVSLFGRIDNLFNRDYQTAYGYNQPSRGLFVGVNWQQ, encoded by the coding sequence ATGACCTCATCTTTATCACGCCGTTGCGGCGCGACCTTGAAGCCGCTTGCGCTTGCTTCAGCCATTCTTTCTACTGCTGCGGTATCAGCCCAAACTACGGCGCAGACCGCCCAGGAACAGCCGCTGGTGCCAGTGGTAGTGACCGCGGCCCGGGTCGAGCAGCCGCAAACCGACGCCTTGCCGCACACCACGGTCATCAGCGCCGAAGACATCCGCAATTCGCAGGCGCCAGACCTGCCGGCATTGCTGCAACGCGAAGCCGGCCTGCAGATTACCCGTGTCGGCGGCCCCGGCCAGCAGGCTTCGCTGTTCATGCGCGGCGCCAATTCGTCGGAAACCCTGATCATGATCGACGGCGTGCCGATCCGACGCCAGGCTTCTTTCGGCCTGCCTGCACTTGAAAACATCTTGCCGGACCAGATCGACCACATCGAGATCGTACGCGGCAACGTGTCGGCGATCTACGGTTCCGGCGCCATCGGCGGCGTGGTGCAGATCTTCACCAAGCGCGGCAACGGCGCGCCGGCGTTCAATGCATCGGTTGAAGCCGGTTCGCGCGGTACCTACGAGGGTAATGTCGGCGTCAGCGGCAAGAGCGGCGACACGCGTTACGCCTTGTCGCTGACCCGCTTCAAGACCAACGGCTTCTCGGCGCAGAATCCTTTGCAGAGTCCGAACGTCAATCCCGACCGCAACGGCGACGGCAATACCAGCGTCTCGGGTGCGGTATCGCAAGAATGGCGCGCCGGCAATGAAGTCGGCGTCCGCATTTACGCCAACGATGCCAAATACACCTACGACGATGCCTACGGCACGCCGACCGACCAGAACAACGGTCATTCGAAGAGCCAGTCGCTGGCGCTGTTCAGCAAGAACCGCTTCACCCAGGACTGGACTTCGACCCTGACCCTGTCGCAAAACATCAACCGCGACAATCTCGACGGCCAGGGCGCATTCGGCGACAGCAGCAACGCCTACAAGAGCACCCAGAACCTGCTGCAATGGGCCAACGAACTGCGCTTGTCGCCGCTGTGGACCGCCACTGCCGGCGTCGACGCCGGCCGCGAAAAGGCCGACGTCAGCTCGAACAGCAGCTACGGCAATTCCAGCAACAGTTTTTCGCGCTCGACCTCCAGCGTATATGCCGGCGTGCTCGGCAAGATCGGCCCGCACCAGTTGCAGCTGAACCTGCGCCATGACGATGTCGGCGGTTCCGGTTCCGACAACACCGGCTACCTGGGTTACGGTTTCGCCCTGACCGACAGCATCAAGCTGATCGCCAATGCATCGACTGCATTCAATGCGCCGACCCCGGTGCAGCTGTACCAGCCGATTTACGGCAACCCCGACCTCAAGGCCGAACGTTCGAAGTCGTATGAACTGGGCGTGCAATACGCCGCCGGCGACACCTTGCTGCGGGCGACGCTGTTCGATACCCGCACCCGCGACCAGTTCGGCTACGATCCGCTGACGTCGCAAACGATCAATATCGCCCGCGCCAAGAACCAGGGGCTGGAACTGAGCGCCAGCACCGTGCTGGCTGCAATCGACTGGCGCGCCAGCCTGACCTTGCAGAATCCTAAGGACGAGAGCAGCAACCAGATCCTGGCGCGCCGCGCCAAGACCCTCGGTTCCCTGGGCGCGGCGAAGAGCTTCGGCGCCTGGCGTCTCGGCGCCGACGTGCAATACACCGACAGCCGCACCGATATTCCCGGCAATCCGCGGCTGGGAACATATTGGCTGAGCAACGCCAATGCGCGCTACCAGCTGAACAAGCAGGTATCCCTGTTCGGCCGTATCGACAACCTGTTCAACCGCGACTACCAGACCGCTTATGGCTATAACCAGCCCTCACGTGGACTGTTTGTTGGTGTAAATTGGCAGCAGTAA
- a CDS encoding HPP family protein, with the protein MDQIRSWLRGFIPGQVMVNSTERMRACCGALLGILLTGLVSHWALGPTAALPLLIAPMGASAVLLFGVPASPLAQPWSIIGGNLVAAVIGVACARWIPDPLFATSIAVSAAIGAMFALRCLHPPSGAVALTAVLGGPAVTGLGFHFVLAPVLLNSFLLLLVALLFNNATRRRYPHVAHADPGKLHQTKDQPSGRRVGFTQEDLDYVLHQYNQVLDVSRDDLENLILQTELHAYRRRFGAITCADIMSRDVVSVEYGTSLEDAWALLLKHRIKALPVINSARRLIGIITQTDFMRQANLQVYTGFDQKLKQFIRRTTNTHSDKPEVVGQIMTSAVQSAETGAHIVELVQPLSDSGIHHIPIVDDQRRLVGMVTQSDMVAALYRGNANLTTP; encoded by the coding sequence ATGGATCAAATAAGATCGTGGCTGCGCGGTTTTATCCCTGGGCAGGTGATGGTCAACAGCACCGAGCGCATGCGCGCCTGCTGCGGCGCCTTGCTGGGGATATTGCTGACCGGCCTGGTAAGCCACTGGGCCCTGGGGCCGACGGCGGCGTTACCGCTGCTGATCGCGCCGATGGGCGCTTCCGCGGTACTGCTGTTCGGCGTGCCGGCCAGCCCCCTGGCGCAGCCATGGTCCATCATCGGCGGCAACCTGGTGGCGGCGGTGATCGGCGTCGCCTGCGCGCGCTGGATTCCTGATCCGTTGTTTGCCACTTCGATTGCGGTGTCGGCGGCAATCGGCGCCATGTTTGCCTTGCGCTGCCTGCATCCGCCCAGCGGCGCGGTGGCGCTGACCGCGGTGCTGGGCGGCCCGGCAGTGACCGGCCTGGGATTTCATTTTGTGCTGGCGCCGGTGCTGCTGAATTCCTTTTTGCTGCTGCTGGTGGCGCTGCTGTTCAATAACGCCACGCGCCGCCGGTATCCGCACGTGGCCCATGCCGATCCTGGCAAACTGCACCAGACCAAGGATCAGCCCAGCGGGCGGCGCGTCGGTTTCACTCAGGAGGACCTGGACTATGTCTTGCACCAGTACAACCAGGTGCTGGATGTCAGCCGCGACGACCTGGAAAACCTGATCCTGCAGACCGAGCTGCATGCCTACCGGCGCCGTTTCGGCGCGATCACTTGCGCCGACATCATGTCGCGCGATGTCGTCAGCGTCGAGTACGGCACTTCGCTGGAAGACGCCTGGGCCTTGTTGCTGAAGCACCGCATCAAGGCGCTGCCGGTGATCAATTCGGCGCGGCGCCTGATCGGCATCATCACCCAGACAGATTTCATGCGGCAGGCGAACCTGCAGGTGTACACCGGTTTCGACCAGAAACTGAAGCAGTTCATCCGGCGCACCACCAATACCCATTCCGACAAACCGGAAGTGGTCGGCCAGATCATGACCAGCGCCGTGCAGAGCGCCGAGACCGGCGCCCATATCGTCGAGCTGGTGCAGCCCTTGTCCGATTCCGGCATACACCATATCCCGATCGTCGACGACCAGCGGCGCCTGGTCGGCATGGTGACGCAGTCCGACATGGTGGCGGCGCTGTACCGCGGGAATGCGAATTTAACCACACCCTGA
- a CDS encoding ABC transporter substrate-binding protein, which translates to MNRTASAYLMLSAVSLSVWSASASAQIRIGVDIAVTGPAAAIGAPTKNAILLWPKEIAGQKVEYIILDDASDPTNAVRNARKLVSEEKVDLIVGPNTTPAALAMLDVAAAAETPMVALAASASIVEPQDARRAWVFKLPQNDSHMATILTQHMADNGIKTVGFIGFADAYGDSWWREFSRLAELRKIKVVASERYNRNDTSVTGQILKIMSAQPDAVLIAGSATPAVLPQKTLVERGYRGRIYQTHGIATADFLKVGGKDVEGTFFPTGPAVVAKQLPASNPVRKTALDFTRRYEAAYGADTMTQFAADAWGAYMLIANAVPQALKSGPPGTRQFRAALRSALENTHDLTIPQGVVNMNAKDHVGLDQRSRVMGRIVNNKFTYAYGG; encoded by the coding sequence ATGAACAGAACCGCAAGCGCTTATCTGATGTTATCTGCCGTTTCCTTGTCCGTGTGGAGCGCTTCGGCCTCGGCGCAAATCCGGATAGGCGTGGATATCGCCGTCACCGGCCCCGCAGCCGCGATCGGCGCGCCGACTAAAAACGCCATCCTGCTATGGCCGAAAGAAATCGCCGGACAGAAAGTCGAGTACATCATCCTGGATGACGCTTCCGATCCGACCAATGCTGTGCGCAATGCGCGCAAGCTGGTCAGCGAAGAAAAAGTCGACCTGATCGTCGGCCCCAACACCACGCCGGCGGCGCTGGCCATGCTGGATGTGGCGGCTGCGGCGGAAACGCCGATGGTGGCGCTGGCGGCCTCGGCCTCCATCGTCGAGCCGCAGGACGCTAGGCGCGCCTGGGTATTCAAGCTGCCGCAGAACGATTCCCACATGGCGACCATCCTGACCCAGCACATGGCCGACAACGGCATCAAGACGGTAGGGTTCATCGGTTTTGCCGACGCTTACGGCGACAGCTGGTGGCGTGAATTCTCGCGCCTGGCCGAGCTGCGCAAAATCAAGGTGGTGGCCAGCGAACGCTACAACCGCAACGACACCAGCGTCACCGGACAGATCCTCAAGATCATGTCGGCGCAGCCGGACGCGGTGCTGATCGCCGGCTCGGCGACGCCGGCGGTACTGCCGCAAAAGACCCTGGTCGAGCGCGGCTACAGGGGCCGCATTTACCAGACCCACGGCATCGCCACCGCCGACTTCCTGAAAGTCGGCGGCAAGGACGTCGAAGGCACGTTCTTCCCGACCGGCCCGGCAGTGGTGGCCAAGCAGCTGCCGGCCTCGAATCCGGTCAGGAAGACCGCGCTGGACTTTACCCGCCGTTATGAAGCGGCTTACGGCGCCGACACCATGACGCAGTTCGCCGCCGATGCCTGGGGCGCTTACATGCTGATTGCGAACGCCGTGCCGCAGGCGCTGAAATCGGGACCGCCGGGGACCAGGCAATTTCGCGCTGCGCTGCGCAGTGCGCTGGAAAACACCCATGACCTGACCATCCCGCAAGGCGTGGTCAACATGAATGCCAAGGACCATGTCGGGCTGGACCAGCGTTCGCGCGTGATGGGCCGCATCGTCAACAATAAATTTACCTATGCATACGGCGGCTAG
- a CDS encoding FadR/GntR family transcriptional regulator, which yields MFNKLNANRTSLSDTVAQELLKKIQTGEFGPGAKLPTEPVLSEQFGVSRTVVREAISRLKNEGAVEPRQGSGVYVSQQGHLRPLRIQFDQASSADAVLQIVELRRAIDAEVAALAATRRTPRQLKAIETALKGIAADVDAGGDGVLADVMFHRSIAEATGNPFLLQTLAFLSQYLEAATAVTRSNEARRDDFMRQVYEEHAAIAAAIAAGDPLAARNAAQNHMFNAARRLAQGAADTKAAQKPKNNIKTR from the coding sequence ATGTTCAACAAACTGAATGCCAACCGGACTTCCCTGAGCGATACCGTGGCCCAGGAACTGCTGAAAAAAATACAGACCGGCGAGTTCGGTCCGGGCGCCAAGCTGCCGACCGAACCGGTGCTGTCGGAACAGTTCGGCGTCAGCCGCACCGTGGTGCGCGAAGCGATTTCCCGTCTGAAGAATGAAGGCGCGGTCGAGCCGCGCCAGGGCAGCGGCGTGTACGTCAGCCAGCAAGGCCATCTGCGGCCGTTGCGCATCCAGTTCGACCAGGCCTCGTCGGCCGACGCCGTGCTGCAGATCGTCGAACTGCGGCGCGCCATCGATGCCGAAGTCGCGGCGCTGGCCGCCACCCGCCGCACGCCGCGCCAACTGAAGGCGATAGAAACCGCGCTGAAAGGCATCGCCGCCGATGTCGACGCCGGCGGCGACGGCGTGCTGGCCGATGTCATGTTCCACCGCAGCATCGCCGAAGCCACAGGCAATCCCTTCCTGCTGCAGACGCTGGCCTTCCTCAGCCAGTACCTGGAAGCCGCCACCGCCGTCACCCGCAGCAACGAAGCCAGGCGCGACGACTTCATGCGCCAGGTCTACGAAGAACATGCCGCCATTGCCGCCGCGATCGCGGCCGGCGATCCGCTGGCTGCGCGCAATGCGGCGCAAAACCATATGTTCAACGCGGCGCGCCGGCTGGCGCAGGGCGCTGCCGATACCAAGGCTGCACAGAAACCCAAGAACAATATAAAAACCCGCTAA
- the ltnD gene encoding L-threonate dehydrogenase: MTINVGVIGLGAMGLGVARSLLRAGLRTHACDVRPEVLQQFAGEGGIVCNTPAELGALCEVVITVVVNAAQTEQVLFGEQGAVAAMRPGSLVIASATVAPEYAVKLGARLAAQQLLFLDAPLSGGAARAASGEMTMMTSGPAAAYAKGEAVLSAIAGKVYRLGEAHGMGSKVKIINQLLAGVHIAAAAEAMALGLREGVDADSLYEVITNSAGNSWMFENRVPHILKADYTPLSAVDIFVKDLGLVLDTARTSKFPLPLSAAAHQMFMMASTAGYGGEDDAAVIKIFPGIQLPAARE; the protein is encoded by the coding sequence ATGACTATCAACGTAGGTGTAATCGGCCTTGGGGCCATGGGTCTGGGCGTTGCCCGTTCTTTGCTGCGCGCAGGCTTGCGCACGCATGCTTGCGATGTGCGACCGGAAGTATTGCAGCAGTTCGCAGGCGAAGGCGGCATCGTCTGCAACACCCCGGCTGAACTGGGTGCGTTGTGCGAGGTGGTGATCACGGTGGTGGTCAACGCCGCGCAAACCGAGCAAGTGCTGTTCGGCGAACAAGGCGCCGTGGCCGCCATGCGGCCCGGCAGCCTGGTGATCGCCAGCGCCACCGTGGCGCCGGAATATGCGGTCAAGCTCGGCGCGCGGCTGGCTGCGCAGCAATTGCTGTTCCTCGATGCCCCGCTGTCAGGCGGCGCCGCGCGCGCGGCTTCCGGTGAAATGACGATGATGACTTCCGGCCCTGCCGCGGCTTACGCCAAGGGCGAAGCCGTGCTGTCGGCAATCGCCGGCAAGGTGTACCGGCTAGGCGAAGCGCACGGCATGGGTTCCAAGGTCAAGATCATCAACCAGCTGCTGGCCGGCGTGCATATCGCTGCCGCCGCGGAAGCGATGGCGCTGGGATTGCGCGAAGGGGTCGACGCCGACTCCTTGTACGAGGTGATCACCAACAGCGCCGGCAATTCATGGATGTTCGAAAACCGCGTGCCGCATATCCTGAAAGCCGATTACACGCCGCTGTCGGCAGTCGACATTTTCGTCAAGGACCTGGGGCTGGTGCTGGACACCGCACGGACCAGCAAATTCCCGCTGCCGCTGTCGGCCGCTGCCCACCAGATGTTCATGATGGCGTCCACCGCCGGCTACGGCGGAGAGGACGACGCCGCCGTGATCAAGATTTTCCCCGGCATCCAGCTGCCGGCTGCGCGGGAGTAA
- the otnK gene encoding 3-oxo-tetronate kinase, translated as MAAQTSPLLGCIADDFTGATDLANMLVREGMRTVQTIGVPDSAPQDVDAIVVALKSRTVPAAEAVADSLAALSWLRQQGCRQFFFKYCSTFDSTPQGNIGPVTDALLQALGSDFTIACPVFPETGRTLYRGHLFIQDQLLSESGMQNHPLTPMTDPNLVRVLQQQTASKVGLVAYPTVSQGAGQIRAGFDVLRQQGVRMAIVDALENQDLYAIGAACAGLPLVTGGSGIALGLPGNFVRAGLLDPQRGAAASELPAVEGLSVVLAGSASKATNAQVKAWMEKRPAFRIDPLALASGEPVVAQALAFARQHLDQQPALIYATTMPEQVKQVQAELGVERAGLLIEQALADIAAALLESGVRRFVIAGGETSGAVVKALGVRALRIGAQIDPGVPATASIGSTPLALALKSGNFGSIDFFEKALRHLGETRL; from the coding sequence ATGGCGGCACAGACAAGTCCCCTGCTCGGCTGCATCGCCGATGATTTCACCGGCGCCACCGACCTCGCCAACATGCTGGTGCGCGAAGGCATGCGCACCGTGCAGACCATAGGCGTGCCGGACAGCGCGCCGCAGGATGTAGACGCCATCGTGGTGGCGCTCAAGTCGCGCACGGTTCCCGCTGCCGAAGCAGTCGCCGATTCCCTGGCTGCGCTCAGCTGGCTGCGGCAGCAAGGTTGCCGCCAGTTCTTTTTCAAATACTGCTCGACCTTCGACTCTACCCCGCAAGGCAATATCGGCCCGGTAACCGACGCCCTGCTGCAAGCCCTGGGCAGCGATTTCACGATAGCCTGCCCGGTGTTCCCGGAAACCGGCCGCACCCTGTATCGCGGCCACCTGTTCATCCAGGACCAGCTGCTCAGCGAATCGGGAATGCAGAACCATCCCTTGACGCCGATGACCGATCCGAACCTGGTGCGCGTGCTGCAGCAGCAGACTGCTTCCAAGGTAGGCCTGGTCGCTTATCCGACAGTATCCCAGGGCGCCGGCCAGATCCGCGCCGGCTTCGACGTGCTGCGCCAGCAAGGAGTGCGCATGGCGATCGTCGACGCCCTGGAAAACCAGGACCTGTACGCCATCGGCGCTGCCTGCGCCGGTTTGCCGCTGGTCACCGGCGGCTCCGGCATCGCGCTCGGCCTGCCCGGCAACTTCGTGCGCGCCGGCCTGCTCGATCCGCAGCGAGGTGCGGCAGCCAGTGAACTGCCGGCGGTAGAAGGTTTGTCGGTAGTGCTGGCCGGCAGCGCATCGAAAGCCACCAATGCCCAGGTAAAAGCATGGATGGAGAAGCGCCCCGCGTTCCGCATCGATCCGCTGGCGCTGGCCAGCGGCGAACCGGTAGTCGCGCAGGCACTGGCCTTCGCCCGCCAGCATCTGGACCAGCAGCCGGCGCTGATCTACGCCACCACCATGCCAGAACAAGTGAAACAGGTGCAGGCTGAACTGGGCGTCGAACGCGCCGGTTTACTGATCGAGCAGGCACTGGCCGATATCGCTGCAGCCTTGCTGGAGAGCGGCGTACGGCGTTTCGTGATTGCCGGCGGCGAAACATCCGGCGCTGTAGTCAAGGCGCTCGGCGTGCGCGCCCTGCGCATAGGCGCGCAAATCGATCCTGGCGTGCCGGCGACAGCATCGATTGGGAGCACGCCTTTGGCGTTGGCGCTGAAATCCGGCAATTTCGGCAGTATCGATTTTTTTGAAAAGGCGCTGCGGCACTTGGGCGAAACGCGACTATGA
- a CDS encoding aldolase: MSTQKSQASGSTTLKEQALREEICETGASLYQRGYTVGAAGNISARLDDGWLITPTDACLGRLAPAQIAKVDLNGQWVSGDKPSKTLALHRAAYDNNPLMQAVVHTHSTSLVALTLAGVWHDSAVLPPITPYQVMKVGRIPLIPYCRPGDPQVAQQVSLLVTSVRGVLLERLGPVLWHESVLQAAYALEELEETARLWLMAKDKPEPLSAEALDELYRVFGARW, from the coding sequence ATGAGCACTCAAAAAAGCCAGGCCAGCGGTAGCACCACGCTCAAGGAACAGGCGCTGCGCGAAGAAATCTGCGAGACCGGCGCCAGCCTGTACCAGCGCGGTTATACGGTGGGCGCGGCGGGCAATATCAGCGCCCGCCTCGACGACGGCTGGCTGATCACGCCGACCGACGCCTGCCTCGGCAGGCTGGCGCCGGCACAGATCGCCAAGGTCGACCTCAACGGCCAGTGGGTCAGCGGCGACAAGCCGTCGAAGACGCTGGCCTTGCATCGCGCGGCCTACGACAACAACCCGCTGATGCAAGCTGTGGTGCATACCCATTCGACCAGCCTGGTGGCGCTGACCCTGGCCGGCGTCTGGCATGACAGCGCCGTGCTGCCGCCGATCACGCCGTACCAGGTGATGAAGGTCGGACGCATTCCGTTGATTCCTTATTGCCGTCCCGGCGATCCGCAAGTTGCGCAGCAAGTCAGCTTGCTGGTGACCAGCGTACGCGGGGTATTGCTGGAACGGCTAGGACCCGTGCTGTGGCACGAAAGCGTTTTGCAGGCGGCGTACGCGCTGGAAGAGCTGGAAGAAACGGCGCGCCTGTGGCTGATGGCAAAAGACAAACCGGAGCCCCTGAGTGCAGAGGCCCTGGATGAGTTGTATCGGGTATTTGGAGCGCGCTGGTAA
- a CDS encoding MFS transporter, translated as MSATITNKGAQAAASLAAEQAENLYKKVFWRFVPFIMLCYVVAYLDRVNVGFAKLQMSQDLGFSETIFGLGAGIFFLGYFLFELPSNLIMNRVGAKLWIARIMITWGILSACFAWVQTPTQFYVLRFLLGVAEAGFYPGIILYLTYWFPSHRRAKVVATFMAAIPVSGIFGNPLSGWIMQSFHGSSGWHGWQWMFMIEAIPAILVGIAVFFVMDNSIRKAKWLTEAEKDFLEAEIRADQKDKQSPKSTAAVFKDIRIWHMCLIYFCIVMGQYGLTFWLPTLVKASGVVGDFKIGMISAIPFVCAVFAMILIGRRSDRLRERRWHLIVPALLGAVGFVVSAIAADNTVIAIAFLSLAAMGVLTCSPLFWSLPTAFLPGTGAAAGIAVINSVGNLAGFVSPFLVGWLKDTTHNNQTGMFMLAAMLVIGSVAILRTPPKMVNR; from the coding sequence ATGTCAGCAACAATCACGAACAAAGGCGCGCAGGCAGCTGCAAGCCTGGCGGCCGAACAAGCCGAAAACCTGTACAAGAAAGTATTCTGGCGCTTTGTACCGTTCATCATGCTGTGCTACGTGGTAGCCTACCTGGACCGCGTCAACGTCGGCTTCGCCAAACTGCAGATGTCGCAGGACCTGGGTTTCAGCGAAACCATCTTCGGCCTCGGCGCCGGCATATTTTTCCTCGGCTACTTCCTGTTCGAACTGCCCAGCAACCTGATCATGAACCGGGTCGGCGCCAAGCTGTGGATCGCCCGCATCATGATTACCTGGGGCATATTGTCGGCCTGCTTCGCCTGGGTCCAGACCCCGACCCAATTCTATGTCTTGCGCTTCCTGCTGGGCGTGGCCGAAGCCGGCTTTTATCCCGGCATCATCCTCTACCTGACTTACTGGTTTCCTTCGCATCGCCGAGCCAAGGTGGTCGCCACCTTCATGGCGGCGATCCCGGTATCCGGCATTTTCGGCAATCCGCTGTCCGGCTGGATCATGCAATCGTTCCACGGCTCCAGCGGCTGGCACGGTTGGCAATGGATGTTCATGATCGAAGCGATACCGGCGATCCTGGTCGGTATCGCGGTATTTTTCGTGATGGACAACAGCATCCGCAAAGCCAAGTGGCTGACTGAAGCGGAGAAAGATTTCCTGGAAGCGGAAATCCGCGCCGACCAGAAAGACAAACAAAGCCCGAAGTCGACCGCTGCCGTGTTCAAGGACATCCGCATCTGGCACATGTGCCTGATCTATTTCTGCATCGTCATGGGCCAGTACGGCCTGACGTTCTGGCTGCCGACCCTGGTCAAGGCTTCCGGCGTCGTCGGCGATTTCAAGATCGGCATGATCAGCGCCATTCCGTTTGTGTGCGCGGTGTTCGCCATGATCCTCATCGGCCGCCGCTCCGACCGCCTGCGCGAACGGCGCTGGCACCTGATCGTGCCGGCCTTGCTGGGCGCCGTCGGTTTTGTGGTATCAGCGATTGCCGCCGACAATACCGTGATTGCGATCGCCTTCCTGTCGCTGGCCGCCATGGGCGTGCTGACCTGCTCGCCACTGTTCTGGTCGCTGCCGACGGCGTTCCTGCCCGGCACCGGCGCCGCTGCCGGCATCGCGGTGATCAATTCGGTCGGCAACCTGGCCGGGTTCGTCAGCCCGTTCCTGGTCGGCTGGCTGAAGGATACGACGCACAATAACCAGACCGGCATGTTCATGCTGGCCGCCATGCTGGTGATAGGCTCAGTCGCGATCTTGCGCACGCCGCCCAAGATGGTCAACCGCTGA